The Tenrec ecaudatus isolate mTenEca1 chromosome 14, mTenEca1.hap1, whole genome shotgun sequence genome contains a region encoding:
- the NAA30 gene encoding N-alpha-acetyltransferase 30 translates to MAEVPPGPSSLLPPPAPPTPAATEPRCPFAVGATPACCSEDEDDDDEHEGGGRSPAGGEAAAAKGRPCLRCPQPPQEQQQLNGLIGPDLRHLRSAASLKSKVLSVAEAATTTVTPDGGPRATATKGAGLHSGESPPHSLPNHARTALPSPAEAATASGPAAARNGLAEGTGQEEEEEEEDEQVQLLSSSLTAGCSLRSPSGREVEPGEDRTIRYVRYESELQMPDIMRLITKDLSEPYSIYTYRYFIHNWPQLCFLAMVGEECVGAIVCKLDMHKKMFRRGYIAMLAVDSKYRRNGIGTDLVKKAIYAMVEGDCDEVVLETEITNKSALKLYENLGFVRDKRLFRYYLNGVDALRLKLWLR, encoded by the exons ATGGCGGAGGTACCGCCTGGGCCTAGCAGCCTCCTCCCACCACCAGCACCTCCGACCCCGGCGGCGACCGAGCCCCGCTGTCCCTTCGCGGTGGGGGCCACCCCCGCCTGCTGCAGCGAGGACGAGGACGACGACGACGAGCACGAAGGCGGAGGCCGGAGTCCGGCGGGCGGCGAGGCGGCGGCGGCCAAGGGGCGCCCGTGCCTCCGCTGCCCTCAGCCGccgcaggagcagcagcagctcaACGGATTGATCGGCCCGGACCTGCGGCACCTCCGGTCGGCCGCCTCTCTCAAGAGCAAGGTCCTGAGCGTGGCCGAGGCAGCCACGACCACGGTCACCCCCGACGGGGGCCCCAGAGCGACTGCAACAAAAGGAGCCGGGCTACACTCGGGCGAGAGcccccctcactccctccccaaCCATGCAAGAACTGCGCTCCCCAGCCCGGCGGAGGCAGCGACGGCGAGCGGGCCCGCGGCGGCCCGCAATGGACTGGCCGAGGGCAccgggcaggaggaggaggaggaggaggaagacgagCAGGTGCAGCTGCTGTCTTCGTCCCTGACTGCCGGCTGCAGTTTACGAAGCCCTTCGGGCCGGGAGGTTGAGCCTGGGGAGGATCGGACGATACGATATGTCCGATATGAATCCGAGCTACAAATGCCCGATATCATGAGACTGATCACCAAAGATCTGTCCGAACCCTACTCCATTTATACTTATAGATATTTTATCCACAACTGGCCACAGCTGTGCTTCTTG gcaaTGGTAGGGGAGGAGTGTGTAGGTGCCATCGTTTGCAAGTTGGATATGCACAAAAAGATGTTCCGCCGAGGTTATATAGCCATGTTAGCTGTGGATTCCAAATACAGGAGAAATGGCATTG GTACTGACTTGGTTAAGAAAGCTATATATGCCATGGTTGAAGGAGACTGTGATGAG GTTGTTTTGGAAACAGAAATAACAAATAAATCTGCTTTGAAACTTTATGAAAATCTTGGTTTTGTTCGAGATAAGAGGCTGTTCAGATACTATTTAAATGGAGTTGATGCACTGCGACTTAAACTGTGGCTGCGCTGA